The Nicotiana tabacum cultivar K326 chromosome 1, ASM71507v2, whole genome shotgun sequence genome segment CGTCTTATTCATGCAGTGACACAAGATAAAATAGCTAGTTAGCAAATATTTTAACTTCACAATTATTTCTTCCAGTCACTCCTTTCCATTCAAGTAAAATCTCTATATGAAAGGGTTTGACTTTGTTTTCAATAAACTTCATTTCTAATTTTCTCTATAATCTGTCGTGAACATGGAACTCTAAACTTGGTTTCTCATATTTAACATTAAGTGGCAACTACCATTGTGTTACTGTTAACCGGCTTAAGGTGGCAACCACGGTATCTAATTTGCATGCTGATGTCAGAAATGCCTGATAACCTACATACCTGAGGTGACACTTATTGGTTTGCTTTGTCTCAGGTTCATTGTGACGAATAACGGCTCAGGTCATAGTGTTAATGGATTAAGGTATATTTCATGGAGACACTCGCAAGAAATTCCAGttctttatcttttttatttACGTCCTGTGCTATTATGGAAATGTGTATCATTAATGGTTTTCATCTGGCCAGGTACAAGGAGTATCAGCTTCAAGATTACAGTTCGTGGTTTCTAAAACAAGTAAGCACCTGtttatatgcaaaatttgaggttgcAGGTTATAGAAAGGCATCATGTCTAAATCGTTATAGTGGTTATTTCCGATGCTTAAGATGAAAATTCATGCTTAGGTTAACCATTTGCTCATATGTTTCAGCTCAATAACACCCATAACTGGAAGCACCTTAAAGGTTGTCTTGTCAAGACTGACGACTGCAGTAACCTATCAAGAAGATACAAggttttttttccaacttaattaaGAACCTAATCATGATCTATAATTTTAAAATCATATTAATGCCTCCGCTACATTGCTGCAGACTCTCAAGCAATATAAGTTAGCAAAACTAACACCTATTGAAGCTGGTTGCTGCAGACCACCCTCTGAGTAAGTTTAGTTTTCTTccgtttctttcttttctaagcTGTTTTGTTTTAGACTACTTTAAATATACTTGCGTGGATAACATTCATATCTGGAAGTCATTTTACACAGAAGCTCACATTGTGAATCAATAGTTACAAAAAGAGGAAAATGTGTCGTAAGACAACTGTTAGAATGATTCTGATATTTATCCAGTGGCATGTAGATTCTTGATTAATATGCTAAAAATATGCAACTTTTGTACTTCAGATATTTTCTTTATGTCTGTTGTTTCACAAACCTCTATCTCTCTTATGATTGATATCCAAATACTTCCCGGCATCATCCCATTCCAAGGACTCAGATATACTCTGTTCCACTTGTAGGTGTGGTTACCCTGCTGTTAATGCATCACACTATGACTTGAGCTTTCATCCTACGAGTTCCAACAAGGACTGCAAGCTTTACAAAAACTCAAAGAATGTCAAGTGCTATAACTGTGATTCCTGCAAGTAAGGATCGTCTTCTGGTCTTGTCATTCTTCTGTTCATGTAAGGTCATTATGCAGCTCATGGCGTCTCTCCTACAATATTCTCAGGGCTGGAGTCGCACAATACATGAAAACTGAATGGAGAGTGGTTGCTATCTTCAACGTGATTCTCTTTGTCGTCTTGGTAAGTCATTCCTTCAATTAAGATGTCAAAAAATGACCATATTGATTCCTGTTTCGTGCTGGAGAATTATGGCTACATACATGATATGGCATTTGTTTTTTCTTACTTCCACTAATTCTCGTCATCTGCTGATTCTTATTTCTGTCAGTCGATAATCTACTTCGTGGGATGCTGTGCAAGACGAAATGCTGCAAGGAGCCGCTCTAAAATTTGAATCCTACAACTGTAAAATCCAGATGAGTTGGTTGCTCTCACGCTTAATGCATGAATGTACAAGTGTTCTTCAGCTAATGATGTGCCGGGACAATATTTCATGTTCTTCAGCTATTTGTTGACAAACTCTGTATAGCTTTATCCGAACGAAATGATTCATGTAATATAAAATGCTTCTGATGTTTATGCTAAATCATTCTTCTATAGTTCTATTACATCTAAAACATGCATtaaaatactccctccgttcacttttatttgCTCACTATTCTAAATAAAGATTTTCAATTTTACTTGTCCACTCtcgcatatcaagagaaaaataatttatttttttgttttgtccttagcattaattactcattccaaAAATGCCACATCCATTAAGGCTATAtaccaattaatatgggtatcatggtaaattatacactttatttattatttcttaaggggcatGCAAGCACACCTTTTGTAGCCAAACTAAACTATGGCCTTACTAAACTTTTCAAACCACGAGCACACCTTTTGTAGCCAAACTAAACTATGGCCTTACTGAATTTCTCAAACCACGCCCTCGGGGATTGCTTCTAAAGTCAATAGTGGATAAGCAAAAGTGAACTGAGGGAGTACTATCCAAtacctcaaaaaaaaaaaaaacagaaaaaacctACATAGTTGTAGCGGATTAGTTTAGGATTGGAGCAAATGATTCATACAGGCGATATCAACTAGTTTAAATTAAATCTCAGTAATTATTGCTTATAGATTAGACTTGTGGTAAAATCATTAGAGAATCTTCAATTTTAGAGTATTCTTAATTTGTCTTAATAACAATTGTAAGTTACAAGTGTTGAAATAATATGTATCCAAATAAGAAAATGAATATTAAATATTTGCATAAAGTTGTCAAAAACACTGTTTTAAAAGGCTTTTCTGGGACTCGCCTTGGGGCTCGCCCCGGGGCGTGGCACGATCAAAACGCCTTGAGACTCATGTGTGGGGCTTAGTTTTCTGAGGCTTACGCCCCAAGCGCCCGACGGTGCGCCCTAAACACGCTTAACGCTCAACGCTCGGGACTCGCCTAACAGTTCCTATGCAAATCATGTGCTGAATTCACTAATTTGCACTGTTAACTatcaaaattctttaacaaatgaatgattaaagttctttttattatagaaatatgaaaattGTGAATGATTCAAATAACGAAATATATTATTGCATACTTACTAATTAACAACATCTTGAGGGTgaatatcatttgaatatttcttctaaaaatAGATAATCAAAATTTACATAGATCTACATGTCTTAGTTCCATGTCACTCAAAATTatcataaattttttattttactatttaaaaataattttatatttactcATGAAGagataatattttaaattatagtaTTGAAAAATTTATTGTGTATTTACTATTAAAGAGGTAAAATATGcagtttgataatatttttaagaaattataatttttaattgtttgaaagttaagaggttggagtttatttatatttcatagtaactttaacaatattgtattatttatacttgtaaagcatgctaaatattttattttatgagtttctttaattctttttagttTCCTTGACTTTTAATGCATCTCTTTATATTTATTGTGTTATAATGCTATACTATTATTTattcataaattaaaaaaattaaagatccGTGGGGCGTGTCTCGAGGCTTTCACCTCGCCCCATATTAAGTAAAACGCATCGCCTCACGCATCTCGCCTTTTAAAACACTCGTCaaaaatagtttgaaattgaGATGGtactaaaattttattaatttgaaTATTTAGAGGGCCCATAAATTCCTGTCCTGATGTTGATCCCCAAAAGTTGGAATATTGGCATTTTGGTCTCCAAAAAGTTCTCAATTAATCTAAGCCGTCAAAAAGCGCGGGAAACTAAAATCAAAGACCAAAAAGCTGGCTTCCACAAGAAGCTgaacaagtcataaataagtcaaatccaatccataaaatccccaatcgCAGAAACCCTAAAACAcccaaagagaaaaaagaaaacctCTGATTTTCAATGGCACCTAAGAAAAGGCCAAATATGGAGCAGCCCACGACCCGTGTAACTCGAAGCTCAACTCGCAGTGTCAACTCAAAGCCCAACTACGCTGACCCAGAACCACCCAAGCCAAAACGGGCCAAAACGTCCACcccgaaatccgaccccaaaccCGAAGTCAAGGCTGCTGTTGCTTCTGCTTCAAAGAGTGTTGTGATTGAGCACTGTACGCAGTGCAACCAGTTCAAGATTAGGGCTGTGAAAGTGAAAGAAGGGTTGGAAAATGGAGTACCCGGTTTGGAAGTTCGGGTCAACCCGGAAAAGCCGAGAAGAGGTTGTTTTGAAATAAGGGAGGTTGGTGAAAATGGGGAGAAATTTGTTAGCCTTTTGGATATGAAGAGGCCATTTGGGCCGATGAAGGCATTGGACATGGACAAGGTCATTTCTGATAttattgagaaaataaaaaatcatgattaAAAAAATCTAATGATCATTTAATTTTGGGGATTTAGGGTTTGTTATGATCATTTTAAGTAGGTTTTTGGGGATTTAGGGTTGTTAGTATCATGTATCAGGGGATTTTGGATTTAAGGTTTGTTTGGATTAGGGGTAAGTGGcttgatatttttctttaatttatcaTAGCCCCTTAGATTTTGgaaaaaaaggaaatttttttattgttatcCCCTTTCCCCCCTTTAATTTTTAGCCGTTAAAATGAAATGTTTTAAGATTATCTGGTTGGTGTTGCGTTTTATGCATATATAATTGTGGAATTGCAGACTTGTTATGTTATTGGCTTATGACGTCGAACatctataaaataaaaaaaaatagtagttAAAACCTAACAAATTGTAAAAGGTCAGTCACATCGGGttctaatatttttcaaaatatattaaatgCAGATTTGAATCTTAAATGTTATGTTGTGTATTAATTTGCCGATAAGCAGTGATATATTTGCTTGAAATTAAGTGAATTGCAAAGTGAAACAACAATTTGTCAAATCACATTCTTggagattttattctggttggaTCTAACTTTTGAGCATTCTGATATAAAGTCATTATTCCAAAAATTCAGCTGATATTTTCTACAAAATTACCATAAATGCAGACATCAAGAAAAGGATTTAGTGAATTTAGTGCCGTTTGCCAATACCACCCATACAGTCGTTTGGTAGGGGATAAGATGTGTGATTAAATTTATATTATGTTTGGTTAGCGGTATAAATTTATCTTAGGATAAATTACTACCAACCAAACACGGTATAAATTTAATCTAAAGACTTAATCCAGAATGTCTCATCTTATCCCACCTTATCCCATCAAACTTGGAACTATTTTATCCCACCTCCCATGTGATATAAATTAGTCATGGCATTATAATTACGGGATAATTTAGTCCTCTACCAAACAACCCCAAAGGGTTGATCTCATACGTGATTACTTAACTTCATCCATTAAAGTAACTGAACATAGTCATAAATCTAAACATTAATTAGTAAAGCAAATAATAGAATCAGAAATAAGTATTACAGAGTAcgtaataatttatttatttttgaattgataAGTAATAATATCACCAAACAATTTCAATAATTGCTTCCAAGTTGTCCACTCACACATGCTCCAACACACAGGATCCATATGGAGTATCTCGTATAATACCAAAATTATGTGAGAATTTTAAGCAAAAATAATGTTACTTATTCTGTGAAGATAATCTAACTTCGTATTACATCTCtacagaagcaatcaaaatgATTGCTTCTGTACTCTCCAATCTTTTCCATACCTACCATATGGGTGTTTTCAAAATTGTCAAGAACATCATCTTTCTTTGAGCCGAGGGTATACCGGAAACAGTAGGTAGAGGTAcagtctgcgtatacactaccctgcCCAGACACCACTTGTGTAATTCCGAATTCCACCGGGTATGTTGTTGTAGTATCACATCTCTACAGAACtttcaagagaaaaataagtCTAGATTCTCTAGAATACTTGTCTAATGTTGATATTGATTCTAGAAGTCCTAATGTACTCCAAGAAAGCAGAGTCATCTTCATCAGAAAACTGCAATTCAAGGGAGGATATATCGGCGTGTTCTTTATCAGTGAAGATCCTAGGGACACCATGGAAGCATTCCCTAGCTTGTCCTGCCATAAGAATAACATCACCACTTCGAACAAACATTGCAACAGGCGGAATGTCCCTAGACTTTCCCCCGATAAGGAAAATACCTTTACAGCCCAAACTCATGCTAACAATAGGTTTACTCCAATCCTTCTCCATGTCATCAACGTGGCCACCAAGTGTGTCACCTAGCCCAAAGTAATTAACAATTGCTGCTTCAGCCTGAAACACTTCACCCGATGGCAGGGCAGCTGCTGCCATTCTTTCAGCCAGCAGGCAAAGTGCATCAGGTATCTTGTTGTGAGGCAGAGAAATATTATAGTTCCGTTTCGACCAGTCAAACTGCAAGCCAAGGGTGCTCCACCTTAACTTACGAAGCAAAACAGAGGCTGGCACTGATTTGCATGTAATTTCTCTAGATAATGCACCTGATTGATCAAAAAAATTCCATTTCGGAACACTTATGTCGTTTTGGATAATTTCCACCTCAGAATTATTGGTCACACAGTGCTTATCTTCTTGAATCAAAGCTTTATTATCCTTGGCAGCAGCAAATAAGTCCTGTAGAGGACCATAAATTGCATTATGGTTGGTCCTGTTTGGAGGTTGAGGAAAACTTGCTAAACTCTCCTTAATCCAACGGCACTGCTCCTCAACAGTTAATGCTCCAGGAATGAAATAAAACCCTGGATGACTCTCCAAGCAGAAGACAAGACTATCAAAATCGCATTGAATTGCGAAAATGCCTGAAGGAAGTTCACCATTTCGACGGTAAGACTCTGAAATTGACTTAAAATCAATTACCTCCGACAAATCCACTGGTCTTGGTTGCTTTTTCCTGAGTTTAACAACATAATAATGTCCCATTAACGTAAATCAACTGTTGTATCTGCTGAAGGGGAAAAAAATATAAGAGAATGAAAAAACATTCTTGTTAAAAATTATCGAACTTTAAAAGCTTACTTTCGGGTATTGTCATAATACAGCTTGTATTTCTTTTCAGCCTTCCTGAAAGCGGTTCGCTCTTCATCGTTGGTGCTAGGGTTGGAACCGTACATCTTCCACAGCTCCAAATTTTGATAAATCTTTGAATTAGGATTTGTGGAGACTTGGGGTAAACTCTCTTGAGTCTTGACTGATGGAGACAGCGTAATAAATTATTTTTGCGTCTATGACTCAAAATATTACATGTTTCCACATTGCAAATTATAATTTTCTCGTGTTAGAAGCTTTTATTATTACTAGTCACGTGTACTCCATCTCAATGAGTAAACTTTTTATAAATgaatcacataaatattatattacaaATTGTGTTTGCACTACCAGAAAATCACAGTTATCCGACTACCGAAACAGCTGGAAAGTTCGACTACATTCCGACCGTTACAGAGTACTCGGAAATATGAATGTCTGTCagaactacaacaacaacaacaatcccagTATAATCACACATGTCGGGTCTGGGGGATAGTGTGTATggagaccttacccctacctagaaggtagagaggctgtttctaatagaccctcggctcaaggcaAAAAATTGTTTGAGCCTGGGTTCGAACCGGGGACCTCTAGTGTGTGAAATGTCGGAAAGTACATCAGTTGGAAATTTCCAACTACCATGGTCCGACAATTTAAATTGCCAAACAACCAGAAAACAGTCGAATTTTATAGAAATCTGATTGGAAAAAAGGTAGATTTTTGGGACCCTTGCTCCTAAAGTAAGTTGATATGGACAACATTaattcaaatataaataaatttaattgatAAGGACTTCTGTAGTGTAGATTTCATATATCATTTAATCGGATTTTGTTagcttttttattattaatttaagtAGATACAATTAATCGCAGCCCATATATGACGGCAGTATAACAATCAGATTTAAGAAACCTGAATAGGGAGAAATCAAGGGGTTGGAAGCTAAAATTGAAGGTAGGGTTCATTTTACTCATTTGATCAAGTAAAAGATGAAAGATGGAAAAAGGAAGGAAACAAACTCCTCCGACAGAACAAGGAAACCAAATTCTTAACTTATAAAAAATAAATCTTTATGCTTGTTTCAATTTAATGGTTTGGGATATTGCACATCACGAATTAATAAGAAGTATTGggaagaggtgatcaggcaggatatggcgagatttcagattttcgaggacatgacacaTGATAaaaagatgtggaggtcgagtattagggttgtaggttaggaggtagttgagtcttgccttacttcgtacctttGTGAAACTATTCTGGTAggatttttgtctaagatagctagtggcaatgttgtgtcttgctatttcgcttttcagtgcaggacctatttactagcttatcgcttttgctttgcatcgttcctatttttcctatgatttctgtggtgatactaatattgtctccttttatctttttgttttcttgagccgagtatctttcgggtaggggtaaggtctgtataCCCACTACCCTCCCAggtcccactagtgggattttgctgtgttgttgttgaattaataACTAGACAATCCTCCAGTTTTTTTTATAAGCATGGCTGAGTTTATAGTAATAtgtggatttttttttaaagaatcaaGTTCGTTAAATTCAATTCAAATACAAAACGATCCTTCTAATCAAGAATAAATCTGTACGGCAGCAGCATTATTCAAAAACAGGGCAGCAGCAAAATTCAGGAGACTTACCACTATGCCTTGTGCTGCCTCCACCGGGAGGGGAATAATTCAAAAGATCCCGTCGCCGCCGTGTTCTGTCGCCGTCAGCGCTGCCGAGCCCAACGCCGCCTGAAACTGGCAAAGGAAGGAAGTGGTTTGAGAGAGGAAAGGGAGTTGGACGAAATAGAGATGGAAATGGAGAGAGACTTACCACTGTGCCGCCAGTCCAACGCCGCCGTATGCCGCcgttagagagagaaagagagtggCAGCTGGGTTAGAGAGAGGGTTGAGAGTATAGATGGAGGAGTGAGAGAATGGGTAGGTTATAATTtggaattattttaaaaaaaattcagtcagaaaattaaataaattattttttaaattccgaGTACGGTAATTTTCACGGCTTTTTCGTTAAAATTCTTTTAACTTTTCACGGCTCACTAGTCACTATTCCAACTAGTCGGAATATTTAAAGGCCGTTTGGCCATACaagtttttttacttttttccaaaaataaattattttatttttacttgaagataaatttcgaaatttttaaaaatttaaaaaattttaaaagtctatttttaaaaatttcacttcaaatcacttataaaaatttaaaaatagctcaaaattatATTCAGGTTCAAACGCCCACTTAACATTAGAAGtcaaaattatttattttccaaCCGTTTCAGTCGGAAAAGTAATCAAAATTCCCACTGAATTTTTTTAGTCAGAAATATAGTCGAAATAAAAATGAATTTCTGATAGTGCTGAGTCATAAATAAAAGCGTAACCTCAAAAAATAATGAATAGCTTGGTGTAAACATCCGGTGTGAGTAAGTATTTACCAATAATGAATGTTGAATTTATATAGTTAATTTGAGCATTGCTTGTTTATCCGTATTAATGAgtaattttttctaaaaaaaatttacATACTTTGAgcctgtttggacataagaaaactttcatttttttcgaaatcggcatttatttataaaattttcaattttcgcgGGAAAATGCATTTTgtagtttttcaaaaatttgaaaaattccaaaaaattgtttttcaaaattttcacttagaTAActtacaaaacttcaaaaacaacccaaacacatttcacttgaaatgatatacatgtccaaacacaactctaaatttcaaataccattttcacttgaaatttttttttcacttttttttttaaattttacaattcttatgtccaaacacccactttatattaaaaaattatgcTTTTGTTCACAAAAGTCTTCTATGTATTTTGCATGTACATGCTTTGAGCAAAGGGTTTTCCAAAAATAGCCTCTACTCCTACAGTAAGTAACGTGTATATTCTATCATTCTTAGacttgtgagattttactggtttgtttgttgttgtttatgCTTTGCTGTGTAACATCACCTTTTGGTTCAAGAATGAGATTTTCTTGCATAAAGTTTGGTGCTTTTTTTCATTTGGATGAGAGCTTTTGTACTTGGTGAGCTGATCTTGGAGTTCAGTGTTACTTTTAATGTGTATTGAGGAGATGGGTTTTGTTTTAAATTAACTAATTCTTTCTATTAGGGGTAGTTTGGCATGAGTTATAAGGAGGTATAGGGatagtataaaaatttaataccatctTAATACTCTGTTTGATTAGTAAAccaggtataagttattccgatgttaattttaacaccgggataacttataccttatagagggtggg includes the following:
- the LOC107777911 gene encoding tetraspanin-10-like, whose amino-acid sequence is MSTSTSIFVIRWINFLTMLLAVGVVGFGIWMSAHHDGCRKSLTLPVLGLGGVIFVVSIVGFLGAWKNNSILLWIYLIMLCLILVAILVFTVLAFIVTNNGSGHSVNGLRYKEYQLQDYSSWFLKQLNNTHNWKHLKGCLVKTDDCSNLSRRYKTLKQYKLAKLTPIEAGCCRPPSECGYPAVNASHYDLSFHPTSSNKDCKLYKNSKNVKCYNCDSCKAGVAQYMKTEWRVVAIFNVILFVVLSIIYFVGCCARRNAARSRSKI
- the LOC107777897 gene encoding DNA N(6)-methyladenine demethylase ALKBH1A isoform X1, with protein sequence MYGSNPSTNDEERTAFRKAEKKYKLYYDNTRKKKQPRPVDLSEVIDFKSISESYRRNGELPSGIFAIQCDFDSLVFCLESHPGFYFIPGALTVEEQCRWIKESLASFPQPPNRTNHNAIYGPLQDLFAAAKDNKALIQEDKHCVTNNSEVEIIQNDISVPKWNFFDQSGALSREITCKSVPASVLLRKLRWSTLGLQFDWSKRNYNISLPHNKIPDALCLLAERMAAAALPSGEVFQAEAAIVNYFGLGDTLGGHVDDMEKDWSKPIVSMSLGCKGIFLIGGKSRDIPPVAMFVRSGDVILMAGQARECFHGVPRIFTDKEHADISSLELQFSDEDDSAFLEYIRTSRININIRQVF
- the LOC107777897 gene encoding DNA N(6)-methyladenine demethylase ALKBH1A isoform X2, which produces MGHYYVVKLRKKQPRPVDLSEVIDFKSISESYRRNGELPSGIFAIQCDFDSLVFCLESHPGFYFIPGALTVEEQCRWIKESLASFPQPPNRTNHNAIYGPLQDLFAAAKDNKALIQEDKHCVTNNSEVEIIQNDISVPKWNFFDQSGALSREITCKSVPASVLLRKLRWSTLGLQFDWSKRNYNISLPHNKIPDALCLLAERMAAAALPSGEVFQAEAAIVNYFGLGDTLGGHVDDMEKDWSKPIVSMSLGCKGIFLIGGKSRDIPPVAMFVRSGDVILMAGQARECFHGVPRIFTDKEHADISSLELQFSDEDDSAFLEYIRTSRININIRQVF